One window of Candidatus Saccharimonadales bacterium genomic DNA carries:
- a CDS encoding VOC family protein, with product MADKTKVPDMKLELVPVPVSDIDRAIKFYLKAGFGNLHDTKMNDEMRVVQFTPPGSGCAIVFGTGMGPITDMKPGSVKGLHLVVKDIKKSRNALLDRGIDMGEIQDLGGVLYASFEDPDGNLWLLQEWPESYKA from the coding sequence ATGGCAGACAAAACAAAAGTACCTGATATGAAGCTCGAACTAGTCCCTGTGCCAGTCTCAGATATTGATCGGGCTATAAAGTTCTATCTAAAAGCAGGCTTCGGTAATCTTCATGACACGAAGATGAACGATGAGATGCGTGTGGTCCAGTTCACGCCTCCAGGTTCAGGGTGTGCAATCGTCTTCGGGACCGGCATGGGACCGATCACGGATATGAAACCGGGCTCAGTTAAAGGATTGCACTTGGTCGTCAAAGACATCAAAAAGTCCCGTAATGCTCTTCTGGATCGAGGTATAGACATGGGTGAGATTCAGGATCTTGGCGGAGTGCTATACGCCTCGTTCGAAGACCCTGACGGCAACCTCTGGCTTCTTCAGGAGTGGCCTGAGAGCTACAAGGCATAG
- a CDS encoding alkaline phosphatase family protein: MWKRLTICVGALIALVILVILFIDKEGYDKPVLLPRASYPAAPPGQSRDTLKQPVSTGLAHIFIVLEENESASSIINNSQAPYINKLAEEYSYAANYSAVSHPSLPNYLALTSGSTDGVTSDCNPPAAGCELSVNNLADEIEKSGRTWKEYAEGMPSSCYAANSGEYATKHNPFVYYSDIINNSSRCNSHVVPFAQLTNDLQSLATTPDFAFITPNLCDDMHDCSIATGDSWLSTNAQIILQSKAFTTQNSLLVVVWDEGSSTDNNVAAILAGSAVKDGYQSQATYSHYSLLHTIESKWSLPTMTSNDVRAPIMNEFFKN, encoded by the coding sequence ATGTGGAAACGACTAACTATCTGTGTCGGTGCCCTCATCGCCCTTGTAATCCTAGTCATTCTTTTCATCGATAAAGAAGGGTACGACAAGCCCGTTTTGCTACCACGAGCCAGCTATCCTGCGGCCCCGCCGGGTCAATCACGTGACACCCTAAAGCAACCGGTGTCGACAGGTCTAGCGCACATCTTCATCGTTCTTGAGGAGAACGAGTCTGCCAGTAGCATCATAAACAACTCTCAGGCTCCGTATATCAATAAGTTGGCCGAGGAGTACTCATACGCCGCCAACTACTCCGCCGTCTCACACCCCAGCTTGCCAAATTACCTGGCCCTGACAAGCGGGTCAACTGATGGCGTCACTTCCGACTGCAACCCTCCCGCAGCCGGATGTGAACTTAGCGTTAATAACCTGGCGGACGAGATCGAAAAGTCGGGACGGACCTGGAAAGAATATGCTGAGGGGATGCCCTCAAGCTGCTACGCCGCTAACTCAGGTGAGTACGCCACCAAGCACAACCCGTTTGTTTATTACTCGGATATTATCAATAACTCCTCACGCTGCAACAGTCATGTTGTACCGTTCGCACAGCTAACAAACGACCTCCAATCACTAGCGACCACGCCAGATTTCGCTTTTATAACACCGAATCTCTGCGACGACATGCATGACTGCTCAATCGCTACGGGCGACAGCTGGCTATCGACGAACGCCCAGATCATTCTTCAATCCAAGGCCTTCACCACCCAGAACTCTCTATTGGTGGTCGTCTGGGATGAAGGCAGCTCGACAGATAACAACGTCGCGGCCATCTTGGCTGGGTCGGCTGTCAAGGACGGCTACCAGTCTCAGGCGACCTACAGTCACTACTCACTGCTTCACACTATCGAATCGAAGTGGAGCCTTCCGACCATGACAAGCAATGATGTTCGAGCTCCAATCATGAACGAGTTCTTCAAAAACTAG